A genomic window from Lutra lutra chromosome 17, mLutLut1.2, whole genome shotgun sequence includes:
- the LOC125088395 gene encoding zinc finger protein 792-like isoform X1, whose product MAALGADPSPAAPLRAGAAMVVAAALRAPAQGCVTFEDVTIDFSQEEWGLLDEAQRLLYCDVMLENFALIASLGLTSFRSHIVAQLQMGAEPWVPDRVDMTSAMARGAYSGLVSGFGCGAEGECSVSAEGVSQDRKLKVALCNQKDDSHDTCGLHLKDVLHLTEHQATHPRQKPDACEASGKGSESSANLQQQQNIDKPVRRDEDRASLVKSCRDDTSKEPLTVRENGKDFGGGMAASGFLQRQVIHRVEEPPQSTGAQNHNKCGEFGNAFPDKPAPVRHQRTHTGERPFECNKCGIFFSHVSGLSQHQRDHNRGKPYECCECGKFFSRHCSLVRHQRVHTGESPYVCSECGKFFSRSSNLIQHKRVHTGEKPYECSECGKFFSQRSNLIHHKRVHTGKSAHKCRECGKSFNCNSSLIKHWRVHTGERPYKCNECGKFFSHIASLIQHQIVHTGERPYRCRECGKAFSRSSDLMKHQRVHTGERPYECSECGKLFSQSSSLHSHRRLHTGERPYQCPECGKFFNQSSSLSNHRRLHTSERPYECLECGKTFRQRSNLRQHQKVHKPDRSYKCGECGKAFSQRPTLVRHQKIHMRERSAVSVHPLPAQRCAQVISSENSL is encoded by the exons ATGGCGGCATTGGGCGCTGACCCGTCTCCAGCGGCTCCGCTGCGAGCCGGGGCAGCgatggtggtggcggcggcgctCAGGGCCCCGGCACAG ggctgtgtgacctttgagGACGTGACCATTGACTTCTCCCAGGAGGAGTGGGGGCTCCTTGATGAGGCTCAGAGGCTTCTGTACTGcgatgtgatgctggagaactttGCCCTCATAGCCTCGCTGG GTCTGACGTCTTTCAGGTCTCACATAGTTGCCCAGCTGCAGATGGGGGCAGAGCCGTGGGTGCCTGACAGGGTGGACATGACGTCAGCCATGGCAAGAGGGGCATACAGTGGACTTGTCTCCG GTTTTGGCTGTGGAGCGGAGGGTGAGTGTAGTGTGTCTGCAGAAGGAGTGTCACAGGACAGGAAGCTCAAAGTGGCTCTGTGTAACCAGAAGGACGACTCCCATGACACATGTGGCCTGCACTTGAAAGATGTTTTGCACCTGACCGAACACCAGGCAACACATCCCAGGCAGAAACCAGATGCGTGTGAGGCATCTGGGAAAGGGTCAGAGTCCAGTGCAAACCTTCAGCAGCAGCAGAACATAGACAAGCCTGTCAGAAGGGATGAGGATAGGGCCTCCCTTGTGAAGAGCTGCAGAGATGACACATCAAAGGAGCCTCTCACAGTCAGGGAGAATGGGAAGGACTTCGGCGGCGGTATGGCCGCATCCGGCTTTCTCCAGCGCCAGGTCATTCACAGAGTGGAGGAGCCTCCCCAGAGCACTGGTGCACAAAATCATAACAAGTGTGGTGAATTTGGGAACGCTTTCCCTGACAAACCCGCACCTGTTCGGCACCAGAGAACCCACACGGGGGAAAGGCCTTTTGAGTGCAACAAATGTGGGATATTCTTTAGCCACGTGTCCGGTCTCTCTCAGCACCAGAGAGATCACAACAGAGGAAAGCCTTATGAGTGCTGCGAATGTGGGAAGTTCTTCAGCCGACACTGTAGTCTCGTGAGACATCAGAGAGTTCACACTGGGGAAAGCCCTTATGTGTGCAGCGAATGTGGGAAATTCTTTAGCCGAAGCTCCAACCTCATTCAGCATAAGAGGGTgcacactggagagaagccttATGAGTGCAGTGAGTGTGGCAAGTTCTTCAGCCAGCGCTCCAACCTCATTCATCATAAGCGGGTCCATACGGGCAAAAGCGCTCATAAGTGCAGAGAGTGTGGGAAGTCTTTCAACTGCAACTCCAGCCTCATTAAGCACTGGAgggttcacactggagaaagacCTTATAAgtgcaatgaatgtgggaaattctTCAGCCACATCGCCAGTCTCATCCAACATCAGATCGTCCACACTGGTGAACGGCCTTACAGGTGCagagaatgtgggaaagccttcagccgGAGCTCTGACCTCATGAAGCATCAGAGAGTCCACACTGGGGAGCGGCCTTATGAGTGCAGCGAATGTGGGAAATTGTTTAGCCAGAGCTCCAGCCTCCATAGCCATCGGAGACTTCACACAGGGGAACGGCCTTATCAGTGCCCCGAATGTGGGAAATTCTTTAACCAAAGCTCCAGCCTCAGTAACCATCGGAGGCTTCACACCAGTGAGCGGCCTTATGAATGCCTtgaatgtgggaaaaccttcagGCAGAGGTCTAATCTGAGGCAACACCAGAAGGTTCACAAACCAGACAGGTCATATAAGTGCGgtgaatgtggaaaagccttcagccAGAGGCCTACCCTCGTCCGGCACCAGAAAATTCACATGAGAGAAAGGAGTGCAGTGAGTGTGCACCCTCTTCCAGCACAACGATGTGCACAGGTGATAAGCTCTGAGAACAGTCTTTAG
- the LOC125088395 gene encoding zinc finger protein 792-like isoform X2, whose product MIGFGCGAEGECSVSAEGVSQDRKLKVALCNQKDDSHDTCGLHLKDVLHLTEHQATHPRQKPDACEASGKGSESSANLQQQQNIDKPVRRDEDRASLVKSCRDDTSKEPLTVRENGKDFGGGMAASGFLQRQVIHRVEEPPQSTGAQNHNKCGEFGNAFPDKPAPVRHQRTHTGERPFECNKCGIFFSHVSGLSQHQRDHNRGKPYECCECGKFFSRHCSLVRHQRVHTGESPYVCSECGKFFSRSSNLIQHKRVHTGEKPYECSECGKFFSQRSNLIHHKRVHTGKSAHKCRECGKSFNCNSSLIKHWRVHTGERPYKCNECGKFFSHIASLIQHQIVHTGERPYRCRECGKAFSRSSDLMKHQRVHTGERPYECSECGKLFSQSSSLHSHRRLHTGERPYQCPECGKFFNQSSSLSNHRRLHTSERPYECLECGKTFRQRSNLRQHQKVHKPDRSYKCGECGKAFSQRPTLVRHQKIHMRERSAVSVHPLPAQRCAQVISSENSL is encoded by the exons ATGATAG GTTTTGGCTGTGGAGCGGAGGGTGAGTGTAGTGTGTCTGCAGAAGGAGTGTCACAGGACAGGAAGCTCAAAGTGGCTCTGTGTAACCAGAAGGACGACTCCCATGACACATGTGGCCTGCACTTGAAAGATGTTTTGCACCTGACCGAACACCAGGCAACACATCCCAGGCAGAAACCAGATGCGTGTGAGGCATCTGGGAAAGGGTCAGAGTCCAGTGCAAACCTTCAGCAGCAGCAGAACATAGACAAGCCTGTCAGAAGGGATGAGGATAGGGCCTCCCTTGTGAAGAGCTGCAGAGATGACACATCAAAGGAGCCTCTCACAGTCAGGGAGAATGGGAAGGACTTCGGCGGCGGTATGGCCGCATCCGGCTTTCTCCAGCGCCAGGTCATTCACAGAGTGGAGGAGCCTCCCCAGAGCACTGGTGCACAAAATCATAACAAGTGTGGTGAATTTGGGAACGCTTTCCCTGACAAACCCGCACCTGTTCGGCACCAGAGAACCCACACGGGGGAAAGGCCTTTTGAGTGCAACAAATGTGGGATATTCTTTAGCCACGTGTCCGGTCTCTCTCAGCACCAGAGAGATCACAACAGAGGAAAGCCTTATGAGTGCTGCGAATGTGGGAAGTTCTTCAGCCGACACTGTAGTCTCGTGAGACATCAGAGAGTTCACACTGGGGAAAGCCCTTATGTGTGCAGCGAATGTGGGAAATTCTTTAGCCGAAGCTCCAACCTCATTCAGCATAAGAGGGTgcacactggagagaagccttATGAGTGCAGTGAGTGTGGCAAGTTCTTCAGCCAGCGCTCCAACCTCATTCATCATAAGCGGGTCCATACGGGCAAAAGCGCTCATAAGTGCAGAGAGTGTGGGAAGTCTTTCAACTGCAACTCCAGCCTCATTAAGCACTGGAgggttcacactggagaaagacCTTATAAgtgcaatgaatgtgggaaattctTCAGCCACATCGCCAGTCTCATCCAACATCAGATCGTCCACACTGGTGAACGGCCTTACAGGTGCagagaatgtgggaaagccttcagccgGAGCTCTGACCTCATGAAGCATCAGAGAGTCCACACTGGGGAGCGGCCTTATGAGTGCAGCGAATGTGGGAAATTGTTTAGCCAGAGCTCCAGCCTCCATAGCCATCGGAGACTTCACACAGGGGAACGGCCTTATCAGTGCCCCGAATGTGGGAAATTCTTTAACCAAAGCTCCAGCCTCAGTAACCATCGGAGGCTTCACACCAGTGAGCGGCCTTATGAATGCCTtgaatgtgggaaaaccttcagGCAGAGGTCTAATCTGAGGCAACACCAGAAGGTTCACAAACCAGACAGGTCATATAAGTGCGgtgaatgtggaaaagccttcagccAGAGGCCTACCCTCGTCCGGCACCAGAAAATTCACATGAGAGAAAGGAGTGCAGTGAGTGTGCACCCTCTTCCAGCACAACGATGTGCACAGGTGATAAGCTCTGAGAACAGTCTTTAG